From Saimiri boliviensis isolate mSaiBol1 chromosome 9, mSaiBol1.pri, whole genome shotgun sequence, a single genomic window includes:
- the SH3BP5 gene encoding SH3 domain-binding protein 5 isoform X3 — protein sequence MITDPSDFLYAVLTRKAQLEAQKATQDFQRATEVLRAAKETISLAEQRLLEDDKRQFDSAWQEMLNHATQRVMEAEQTKTRSELVHKETAARYNAAMGRMRQLEKKLKRAINKSKPYFELKAKYYVQLEQLKKTVDDLQAKLTLAKGEYKMALKNLEMISDEIHERRRSSAMGPRGCGVGAEGSSTSVEDLSGSKPEPDAISVASEAFEDDSCSNFVSEDDSETQSVSSFSSGPTSPSEMPDQFPAVVRPGSLDLPSPVSLSEFGMMFPVLGPRSECSGASSPECEVERGDRAEGAENKTSDKANNNRGLSNSSGGGGNSKSHSSASPEGQALENRMKQLSLQRSKGRDGIIADIKMVQIG from the exons GCTCAGCTGGAAGCTCAGAAAGCCACTCAGGACTTCCAGAGGGCCACGGAGGTGCTCCGCGCCGCCAAGGAGACCATCTCTCTGGCCGAGCAGCGGCTGCTGGAGGATGACAAGCGGCAGTTTGACTCCGCCTGGCAGGAGATGCTGAATCACGCCACTCAGAGG GTCATGGAGGCGGAGCAGACCAAGACCAGGAGCGAGCTGGTGCATAAGGAGACCGCGGCCAGGTACAACGCCGCCATGGGCCGTATGCGGCAGCTGGAGAAGAAACTCAAGAGAGCCATCAACAAGTCCAA GCCTTATTTTGAACTCAAGGCAAAGTACTACGTGCAGCTTGAG CAACTGAAGAAGACTGTGGATGACCTGCAGGCCAAACTGACCCTGGCAAAAGGGGAGTACAAGATGGCCCTGAAGAACCTAGAGATGATCTCAGATGAGATCCATGAGCGGCGGCGCTCCAGTGCCATGGGGCCTCGGGGCTGCGGTGTTGGGGCTGAGGGCAGCAGCACGTCTGTGGAGGATCTGTCAGGGAGCAAACCTGAGCCTGATGCCATTTCTG TGGCCTCGGAGGCCTTTGAAGATGACAGCTGTAGCAACTTTGTGTCTGAAGATGACTCGGAAACCCAGTCGGTATCCAGCTTTAGTTCAGGACCAACAAGCCCGTCTGAGATGCCTGACCAGTTCCCTGCGGTTGTGAGGCCTGGCAGCCTGGATTTGCCCAGCCCTGTGTCCCTGTCAGAGTTTGGGATGATGTTCCCAGTGTTGGGCCCCCGAAGTGAATGCAGTGGGGCCTCCTCCCCTGAATGTGAAGTAGAACGAG GAGACAGGGCAGAAggggcagaaaataaaacaagtgacAAAGCCAACAACAACCGGGGCCTCAGCAATAGCAGTGGCGGTGGTGGCAACAGTAAGAGCCACAGCAGCGCCTCCCCTGAGGGCCAGGCTTTGGAGAACCGGATGAAGCAGCTCTCCCTACAGCGCTCCAAGGGAAGAGATGGGATTATTGCTGACATAAAAATGGTGCAGATTGGCTGA